The Deltaproteobacteria bacterium sequence CGAGAAGGGCGAGCTCGGCTCCACGCGGCTCACGAGCGGCGCACCGGTTCGCGCCACGCGCCGCAAGACGCGCCTCGAGGACGATCCCAAGGGCGTGGTCGCCAAGCTCTCGCGCAAGCAGATCACGGTAGCCTTCGACGCCGAGGCGCCCGACTGGCTCGACGACGGCAACATCTGCCTCCTGCTGCTCTCGGACGACACGACGTACCAGCGCGTGCGCGGCGGGCTGGAGCGCGTGGTGCGCGCGTCGACCGGGCGGCTGCCGGAGCTGCGCAAGGTGCTGCTGGGCGAGTCGCCGCCGCGCTTCGACAAGACGCTCGCTGCCAAGGACGCGGACGTTGAAGTGAAGTTCGACATCCCGCAGCGCGAGGCGGTGCAGCTCGCGCTCACCGCGCAGGACGTGGCGCTGATTCACGGGCCGCCGGGCACGGGCAAGACCACGGTGCTCGTGGATGTGGCGCGGCTCGCGGTGGCGCGCGGCGAGAAGGTGCTGGCCTGCGCGGCCTCGAACGCGGCGGTGGATCTGCTCGCGGGCCGCATCTCGGACCAGGGTTTGCGCGTGGTGCGCCTCGGTCATCCGGCGCGCGTGGAAGAGGCGGTGCAGCACCTCACGCTCGAGGCGCAGATTGAAGCGCACGATCGCTATCGCGTGGGTCGCGAGCTCGTCGCGGAAGCGATGAAGCTGCTCGAGACCGCGCGCAAGCTGCAGGCGCGCGGCCGCAGCGCAGACCGCTTCGCCGAGGCGCGCCAGGCCCGCGGTGACGCGTTCAAGCTCTTCAAAGAAGCGCGCGAGCACGAATCGATCGCCCAGAAGGATGTGCTCGAGCGCGCGCAGGTCATCGCCGCGACCGTCACCGGGCTCGACGGGCGCTTCCTCGGCGATCGCAAGTTCGACCGGGTGATCATGGACGAAGCCAGCCAGGCCACCGAGCCGCTCGCGTGGCTCGCCGCCGAGCGCGCCGAGCGCCTCATCCTCGCGGGCGATCCCTTCCAGCTCCCGCCGACGGTGCTCTCGCAGGACGCGGTGAAGCTCGGGCTGAACGTCTCGATGTTCGAGCGGCTGCTCGCGGATCACGGGCCGGGCCTGGAGCGCATGCTCGAGGTGCAGCACCGCATGCACGAGGACATCCAGGCGTTCTCGTCGGCGCGGTTCTACGGCGGCAAGCTCGTGCCGCACCCGAGCGTCGCGCACCACCTCCTGCGCGAGCTGCCGGGCGTCCGCGACGAGCCGCGCACGCGCGAGCCCTTCGTCTTCCTCGACACCGCCGGCGCAGGCCACGACGAGGAGACGCCCACCGGCAGCGAGAGCAAGCGCAACCCGGGCGAGGCCCAGCTCGTGCGCGACGAGGTGAACGCGCTGCTCGCCGCGGGACTTCAGCCGGACCAGATTGCGGTGATCGCGCCGTACGAAGCGCAGGTGCGGCTGCTGCGCGAGCTCTTGCCGCTGGACGAGCTGGAGATCGACACCGTCGATGCGTTCCAGGGCCGCGAGAAGGAAGCGGTGCTCGTCTCGCTCACGCGCTCGAACCCGGACGGCGACATCGGCTTCCTCGCCGACGTGCGGCGCATGAACGTGGCCATCACCCGCGCGCGCCGGCGGCTCTGGGTCGTCGGCGACTCGGCCACGATCGCCGGACATCCGTTCTACGCCGCGTTCCTCGAGGCGGTGGCCAAGCACGGCAAGCACGTGAGCGTGTGGGAGCTGGCGTCGTAAATCCGAGTCGAGCGGTGGCTGTTGATCGTGCGGCACTTTCGCGCGAGCGGGCCGCGAGGTAGAAACCGCGCCCATGAACCGCGCTCTGCTCGCAACCCTCGCCGTGGCGCTGCTCGCCGGCTGTCCGGCGTCGAGCCCCAAGCTCGCCCAGCTCCACGTGGCCTGCGGCGGCAAGACCCTCGACTCCGGCACCGAGCCGCCCGACAAGGGCCAGGCCTGCGAGGCGGGCCAGCAGCTCACGCTCAGCTTCGACAACGACGGCAGCTACAGCTACGTGGCCGTCTTCGCGGTCACGCGCGACAACATCGTGTTCCTCCTGCCCGACAGCGAGCAGGGTGACAGCGTGCCCATCCAGCAGAACGGCCACGGCATCGCCCTGCCCGGCTCGTGGACGGTGCCGCCGAAGACGCGCGACATCATGGCCATCTTCTCGCGCGAGCCGCTGCACGCGAAGGACCTCGCCCAGCGCACGCGCGACGTGACCCTCGGCCAGCTGCAGAACGTGGGCGAGATTCGCGTGCGGATGTCGCGCGAAGTCGGCCCGATCGACTGAGGCTCAGAGCAGCCGCTTCAGGTCTTCGAACGAGTCGCCCTTGCGCACCACGGCCGCAACGCCCGGCGGCCTTGGCGCTTCCTCGCTCGCGCCCGTGAGCAAGAGCACCTTCGCGCCGCGCGTGTGCGGCACGAGCTGGAGGCCGTCGTCGCGGCCGAGGTGCCAGTCGACGATCACCACCGCGAACGGCTCGCTCCCGAGCTGCGTCACCGCGGCGGCGAGCGAGTCGGCCTCGACCACGGCGTGGCCCTCGAGCTCGAGCAGCGCACCGAGCGTCAAGCGCGCCGAGTCGTCGTCGTCGACGAGCAGGATGCGGCTCATGGCGCTGCCCCGGCGAACGCGACGCTGAGCACCACGCCCTCGCCTTCTGCGCGCGCGCTCAGCTCGGCGCCGTGTCGACGCGCGATGCGCCGCGCCAGTCGCAGCGCCGCGCCCGGCATCCCCGGCGGCGGCGACGAGGGATCCACCGGCGGACACGGCGTGGCGCGCAGCTCGAGCGTGGCGCCGTCGTTGGTGTCGCGCACGTTCGCCTCGAGGGTCGCAGCGGGGCTCAGGCCGCGAACCAGCTCCTGAAGCCAATGGATGAGCGCCGCCGCCTCGCCTGCGTCCGCGCTGACCTCGCGTGTCCCGATGGCGACGACGGGAACTCCCGCCTCGCGCAGCACGGCCTCGAGCCGCACCGGACCGACGGCGTGCTCGCGCAGCCCCGAGAACGGCGTATCGGCGAGCAGGCGCGCCTCGGCCGCGAGGACCTCCTTGTCGATGAGCTTGAGGAACGTCTCCACGCGCGGATCGGAGCCCGGCGCGACGGTGCTCTTCTGCAGGAGAAAGAAGGCCGCGTTGCGAATGGCGGCGAGCTTGTTGCGCAGATCGTGGCGCAGCGTCGCGAGCGCCTCCTCGGCCGCGACCTGCCGCTCGAGCTCCAGGGGAACGCTCATGGCTCCTCCGCGGGAAGAATCAGCGCCACGCCAGGCGGCTGCGCCAACTGCTCCAGCCGCCCGCGGTGCGCCACGGCCACCGCCTGGGCGATCGGCAGCCCGAGCCCCAGCGCGTTGGCCTTGGTG is a genomic window containing:
- a CDS encoding AAA family ATPase; this translates as MSLSQKAEQHFAKLRQALEAEHTEERARFAEAAARLSLEELEERGFALVDVVARDVRGGVGGRRLISFEREKGELGSTRLTSGAPVRATRRKTRLEDDPKGVVAKLSRKQITVAFDAEAPDWLDDGNICLLLLSDDTTYQRVRGGLERVVRASTGRLPELRKVLLGESPPRFDKTLAAKDADVEVKFDIPQREAVQLALTAQDVALIHGPPGTGKTTVLVDVARLAVARGEKVLACAASNAAVDLLAGRISDQGLRVVRLGHPARVEEAVQHLTLEAQIEAHDRYRVGRELVAEAMKLLETARKLQARGRSADRFAEARQARGDAFKLFKEAREHESIAQKDVLERAQVIAATVTGLDGRFLGDRKFDRVIMDEASQATEPLAWLAAERAERLILAGDPFQLPPTVLSQDAVKLGLNVSMFERLLADHGPGLERMLEVQHRMHEDIQAFSSARFYGGKLVPHPSVAHHLLRELPGVRDEPRTREPFVFLDTAGAGHDEETPTGSESKRNPGEAQLVRDEVNALLAAGLQPDQIAVIAPYEAQVRLLRELLPLDELEIDTVDAFQGREKEAVLVSLTRSNPDGDIGFLADVRRMNVAITRARRRLWVVGDSATIAGHPFYAAFLEAVAKHGKHVSVWELAS
- a CDS encoding response regulator, which gives rise to MSRILLVDDDDSARLTLGALLELEGHAVVEADSLAAAVTQLGSEPFAVVIVDWHLGRDDGLQLVPHTRGAKVLLLTGASEEAPRPPGVAAVVRKGDSFEDLKRLL